From Acidianus brierleyi:
TACCTGGATAAGGTAAAGCAGTCCCTATAACGCCGGGGAATGGAAATGTCCTTATTCTCACGTTAACTTTTCCGAACTTGGCTTTAGCGTAGCCTTCTTCAGTATTCCATATTGTTAATTCAGGTCCGGCTAGATCTATAGGAGTTGTATATAGATCTTGAGAAAGAAATCCAAAGCCAGGAATAACTGCAGTCCATCCCCAGCCAAAATCACTAAAATTTAAAAATTCTATTTCTAGTGCATCGCCTGGTTCTGCATCTTCGATTTCAATAGGTCCAGTTAATGGATGAATAAGATTAAAATCTAATTTCTTTAAGTCTTCCTTTGTTGAAGATTTGGTAATTTGACCATCGGATGCCTCTTTAGTCTCTATTTCTATTTCATCTTCATTTTTTATACTTATTATAGGCTTTAGGGAATTATCCCATTTATTATGGGTCTTAGCATGTATAGTGTACATTAAATAATTGTATAATATGAAGCTTATTTGTATTGCGAAATTGCTCTTATCAATCCTATCATTCTCTAATGATTATAAATCAAGAAAACTAACTTTAAATTAGTTTTAGGAATTAAAACTATTTTTAATAAAAATATTGTATACAAAGCAAAACTTAAATAAGCCTTAACATCACTTATATATGAATTATTAGGTTAATAACTATGATTAAATTTTTACGCAAGTTTTTAGTTACGAACGGTTATATAATATATAGTCTATAGTTTATTATGCTCATTTATAAACAATTTTTATCGTATTATAGTTATAAAAGAAACGCGTATATACTTCTTAACCTAAGAGAGATTATAGAGGTGAAAATAATGATAAGCAAAGTAACTTCGATAGTTGGCGGAATAGTAACATTAATAGCAGGATTGGTAGATATAATAACCAGACATCCATTAGATCACTATATTTATGGATTGAACATCATTAGCGGGTCTATAATGATATATCTCGGTATATTAGGAATAGTGTCTGGATTAATGACATTATACGGTACATACAAGGATAATAAGGACTTTGTTATAGCTGGAGGAGCAATAGGATTAGCTACTCCTACAGAATTCTCGCTCTTAAGTATAATTGGAGGACTTAGTATGAAAACTGAAAAACAAGCTACTAAGTCATGATTTTTTATTTTATAGCTATTTCATGATTTTTTGTTTCTATCTTTTTAGGCCATGTGTACATTGATACAAAAACTACACTTAAAGATGCTAAATTTATGACATTTATAAAATAAGGTAAAGATGTCATTCCAAAATATGCTATAAAAACTCCTAGTAAGGCTGAAATTACTCCTCCAGCTACTGCACCAATATTGTATGAAGTTCCGGTAATAAAGGCTCTAACTTCGGATGGAACTGAACTTGCTACTATTCCAGAAATTAATGGCCAAAAACCTACAGCAAAAGCATATAGAATAACTCCAGAAGACATTATTGAAATACTTTTGAATATTGATAACACGGGCATTGAAAGGAATGCTGCAATTAAAAGTGTTATTATACCAATATATATTAATTTGAAAGTTCCAAAGATATATGATAATTTACCGAATATTACATATGCGGCAGCCTGGATTCCATTGGCTAAAGCCATCAAAAATCCTACATTGTAAGTAGAAAATCCAGAGAATTTTGCAAAATCAGGGTAAATACTAAATATTGATAAGTATGCTATAAACATTCCAGACATTGCAAAAGAAGCCTTTATAAAATAATCCATATAATCTTTTACGTTTATTTTAAAAGTAGTAGAAACTGGATGAAACTTTTCTGAAACCTTAAACGCTATGTAAGGTACTATTGCAAGAGGAATTCCTCCAGTGAGCATAAATATTCTATAACCAGTAAGAGAATCTAGAGAACTACCTATAAACAAATATGTTATTCCAGTTAACGCATATCCTAAAGCATAACCTGCTTGAACTATGCTATTTATAAGTTGTATTTTTCTTGGAGGAACTTGTTCTATTGCTAGTACTGTTCCAGAAGTCCACTGAGCTCCCATAAATGCTCCTTCAATAGTTCTAAACAATGCCATTATAGGAAAGATTGTAGAAAAAGCAAAAGCTATTTGAAATATTGAATATCCTCCTGTTCCTACTATCGATATTATTTTACGGCCTTTCTTGTCTGCAAGTTTTCCAAATATACTTGCTCCAGCAACTCTACCTACTAATCCTAACGAAAATAATAAAGTAAGTTCTGGATAACTTAAATGTAAATATTGATGTAGAAATTCATAAGTATAAGTAATTAATACAAGATCGTAAATATTTCCAGCCCAAGCCAAGGTTGATGAAGTTACTGCGTGAATATAACTTTTCATACCATAAAATGCGAAATAACTTTTTAAAAATTTTATTTAGATAAAATTGTCATTTCCTCAATAGGAAAAGCTTGTATTTTTAACTAGAATTCTTACATTCTTCAACAAGTTTTTTGTAAGCTTCTTTATTACTAGGTCCTCCCGTAATTCCATTCTCTTTAAAATCTTTTTCTCCTATTATTAAACCATCAGCCTCCTTACAGAAATCTTTGAAATTTTCAAGAGATATTCCACTTCCTATGACTATAGGTAATTTTATTGAGGATTTAACTTTCTTAACTGTGTCTATACTTGGTGGAATATTGCTTCTATAGCCGGAAACTATAACAGCGTCAGCTCCTCCTCTTTCTGCTAAATCTTGTGCAGCAATCTCTATAGGTAGATTATATAAAGGATATGCATGTTTAACGTGAATATCTGCTGCTATCATAACTTTAGAATTAAGATACCTTTTTAATCGTAAAAGTTCTGCTGCCTTTCCCTCTATTATTCCTTGATCTGTAACATACGCTCCAATAAGAATATTACATCTTATAAACTGCGAGTTGGTTATATGTGAAATAGAAAAAGCGTCTATGCAACCATTTCTTAGTACATTTACTCCTACTGCATCAAAATTAAAATTTTTCCTAATTTCTCTGGTTATTATTGTCATAGAAGTTATAGTTATTGATGGTATTTGATCCTTAAAAAATGGATAATCTCCTAGATTTTCTATTATTATACCGTCTACTTTAGCTTCTTCTAATTTTTTACCTTCAGAATATGCAAATTTTAATATTTCATCAATATTATATACGTTGTTTGGAGATCCTGGTAAAGGAGGTAAATGAATCATTCCTATTATATACGGTTTTTTATGAAATAGGTCATCTAGCATTTTCTTAATACCTATAATTTCAATCTCTTTAAAATCTCTTTACTATAATTATAGTAATCTAATTTTCATTTATATAAATAAATTTATATTGCTATATAGTCTTCATTCTCTTTATCTTAACAAGGGGTTCAAAGGGGGCGTAAGACCCCTTCCGTTAGGTAGGAGATGGATAGGCTCCACATGCTTTGCCTCTAACATGGCTAGGCGATAGCTTGAAGAGCCGAAGGAACTACTTGATTGGGGTCAACTTGAGGGCCTTCACCACCTCCTCCCCTATACCTAGTCTTCTTAGTCTCACCCTTGTATTCCCCATCCTTGAGTACGTGATAAACTATCCTACACATCTTGTTGGCCAAGGCTAATGTAGCCTTTTTGGAATTGCTTGTCCTCTTCAACAAGGCTTGATAGAAGCCATTAAATTGGGCCGTGTTCTTAGCGGACCTTGCAACAAGGAATAGAACGCGGGATAAGTGCTTATTCCCCTTGATGAGACCGTTGTGAAATTCGGTCTTCCCGCTCTGCTTAGTCCAGAAACTCCAGCATAAGAAGCAGCTTGTTTCGAAGACTCAAACCTGCTCACGTCTCCAAGCTCAGCGTAAATTGTGGCTGCAGAGATTGGGCCTATTCCGGGTATCTTAGTCACTACTGCTTCCTCGGGTAGGAACTTCATTATCTCGTTCTCCACTTCCTTGATTTGTTCTTCTATAATGTTCATTAGGTCCAGGAGTTGTTTTAGGATGAACGCTTCTATTCTAGTTAATTTTCTTCCCAATAATTTGGAGTACTCCTTGATCTCTTCGTCAGTTAGCTTCTCATCAGTGGCTAGTTTTCTCACTATTTCCTTTGTCTTCTTTTCGAAGGTAGCTTGTATCCTGCTGTTTCTAGAACTTTCCTTATCTCGTTCTTTACTTGTGTCTTTCTCTCTACTAGTCCTTCTCTGTGTCTTGTCATTTCTCTTAGTTCTTGCATTTCTCCCGTTGGTACGATCCTTTTACTGTGCCTGCAGCGTAGGCTATTGCGAGTCTTATGGAGTCGTTCTTGTCTGTCTTCTTGCCTAGGACTTCAACTGTTTGGACAGGGTTTATCACGTTTACTTTTAGTCCGTTGTCTCTCAGTACGTTGTATACGTGGTAGAAGTATACTCCTGTTGCTTCCATTATTCCTTCTTCGTATCCTTCTAGGAATTTTATAAGTTCTTTGAGTCCTTCCTCGTTGTATTTGAATTCTCTCGTATCAGCTTCTTTTACTGTGTTGTTGTTTATTTCCATCTTGGTTGCAACAAGTCTTGATTCCCCCACATCTATTGCAAATACTTTAGGCTTTATCTTCCTTTCCATGTGTAATACTCTTTTTCTAATTCTTGAATTTTTCTATAATACGCGTTGTATCGTTAATTTTGTTAGGAGATAGTGCGAACTAACTATGAGAACGTCCCCTTAAATTTTTGCACACTCCTACTCGGGATATTGTCCCACATGTTAGATCGCGGGGGACGTATAGCCAGCCTCCCACATGGGGTTTTATCCCCATGTTCACTTTCGGCTTGTGTTATTTTCTTGTTCTCTTTATAAAAGTTTTACTCTTGTAAGGCTTGTCTTCTTGTTTAGGAGTGTTGTTCGTGAAAATCGCCGTAGGAGCCCCCTTTGTAAAGCTTAAATAATTCTTTTCAAATATTCTATTATGTCCGACGTAGGGTTACGCTTCAGAGCGTACACTAACGAACAAACATTGAGGGCGTTAAAAGCCCAGTTGAGGTTAGCGTCAGAAGTGTACAACACCCTACGTTGGGCAGACATCTATTTTCATGAAAGAGATGGAAAAGGACTCACTAAGACGGAGTTGAGGCAACTAGCTCTCGATCTGAGAAAACAGGATGAACAATATCAACATCTATATTCCCAAACACTGCAGCAGATTGCAGACAGATTCTACGACGCTAGACAGAGGTTCTTCGATGGGTTAGCACGTTACCCAAAGGAAAAGAAAGCACACAAGTGGTACTCCCTCGTCTACCCTCAATCAGGTTGGAAAGTCATGAAAGTGAGAGAAATAAGGACGAAGAGCAAGAAGAACAAGAAGAAGGTAATAACGCTTCAGCTGTCAAACCTAGGGATCTTCAACGTCGTTGTCCATAGGGACTTCCCGCTAGACAAGGTAAAGAGGGTAGTAATCAAGTTAACACCATCAGGGAGAGTTTACATTACTTTCGTTGTGGATCAAGAGTATCCTCAACTCCCCAAGACAAACAAAGTAGTTGCTGTGGACGTTGGTGTAGAGAAACTTCTCACTACCTCTGATGGGGAATATGTCCCCAACCAGAGACCTTATGAGAAGGCACTCAACAAGATGAAGAAGCTTCATAAAGCTCTCTCACGGAAGAAGTTCTTGTCACACAACTGGTTTAAGGCAAAGATTCGTCTAGCGAGGGCTCACGAACACTTGAAGAACCTTAGGAAGGACATGTACATGAAACTTGGTAAGTATTTTGCTGAGCATTATGATGTTCTCGTAATGGAGGATATTCGCGTTAAGCAACTTGTTGGTAAGTCTCTCAGAAGGCTGAGGATGAGGTTACACGATGTTGCTATTCATGAGCTTAGGAGTATCATGGAGTATCAACTTGGGAAGTACGGTAAGAAACTCACTCTAGTGGATCCTGCTTTTACTTCAATGACTTGTGCTAGGTGCGGGCATGTTAAGAAAGATTTGACGTTGGCTGATCGTGTGTTTGTCTGTCCCAAGTGCGGTTGGGTCGCTGATCGTGATTATAATGCTTCCCTCAACATACTGAGAAGATCGGGGTCGGAACGACCCTTAGTGCCTGTGGAGCTGAGACCTCTACCTTTGGCAAGCCTCGGCTTTGAAGCAGGAAGCCACGTCCGTTAGGGCGCGGTAGTTCACTTTGCTAAGGAATTGCAAATTGCTTCTATACTTTCAATTTTACAAAATTATGATACAGAATGGAAAGAAAATTATTCAAAAATAATAGAAATTTTAGATAAAATGGACGACTATATAGTAAATGGTAAAGAGTTACCTGACTATACTCTACTCAAAGATCTTGATAAGGGTGACATTACGTACTCCTATTCACAGCTCCAATCAATTCAGTTTTCTGAGAAAAAGACTAAAATATCTTTATTGTATTATGTAGCAGGTTTAATACAAGAAAATCTATATTGGTATTCTATACTCGCTAAAAAGGATAAATACGCCAAAAATTTTAATCCAGACGCGTTTGATATATTATATACATTGTTAAGCGTTGTAAGAAAAAGAGCCTATAGCATATTTCAAGAGAATTAAATATTTCTTAAAATCTTACTACTTTTTCCATAATAGCTTAATGAGTTGTTATGCTACAAAGTAAAAGCTAAGTAAAGATTTTGTCTTGTACCAATTTCTCTTCCACTTTTCTAATAACTAAGTGTTGCTCATAGAGTTTAACTAAAGCTTAAGTTAAACTTATATTTACGTTAAACAATACTATTAATATGGACGTTAAAGTGCATAAAAAGGGAATTATTGTAATTCCTGCAGAAGTTAGGAAAGAGTTTAATATAAAAGAAGGTGCAGTTATCGACTTAGAAATTGAAGAAGATAAAATAGTTTTAAGACCAAAACAAACTTTACTTGACGCTTATGGAATAGACGGAAAAGAGGCTGGAAAGAAACTACTGGAAGAGTTAGAAAAAATGAGGAAAGAAGAAGTTGAAAAAGAAAATTCTTCTTGATACTGGTTTCTTTCATGTTTATTTTTCAGGTTCTAACTATATTAGTAAGAAGGTAGTCGAGGAAATTTATGCAAATAAAATTATTGCGTATACTTTGGATTTAAACCTAGCCGAATTATTCTATACATATGCCAAAGTTAATGGAATTCAGTCTGCTAAAACTAAAATTTCATTAATACTCAGTTCACCTATAAAAATAGTAAGTACTACAAAGGATCTTGCAATAAAAGCTGGTGAGTTAAAGATAAAGAATAATAACTTGTCCATAGTGGACTGCTATCTGATTGCACTTGGCGAGACGGAAAATGCAGAAATATACACTACCGATTCTGAGATAGCCAAAATATATAATAATACTAATTTTTTGGAAAGAAATTAGTCTTCAAAATATTACTTAATGCAAATTTTGACTATAAATATAAAATTTGTATAATAAAATAATTATATATAAAGAATATATGACAAATATTAATACTTATATTTAAAATATATACTAGAATATCTAAAAAGCTAATTTCATTTTATTATTTATATCCTTTGCTACTGTGTAAAAGCTGTCGTCTTTATTAAATCATAAATTAATATTAAAGTATTTTTAATATATGGTAAAAAAGGCAGTAAAAGATTTTGTAGAAAAATAATGGGATATAGTGGTAAACTTAAGGCTGTAGTATTTTAAAGAATATATATTAAACTATTATCTACATAAATCATAAATATTTTGAAAACTATGAGAATAATGGTATTTAATATATGAAAATATATAAATGTCCTAAAATTTCATTAAAATACTACTATGTAAAGTTTAGTTCAGTCTGTAGGTTTTCTCTATCTGCAATGTATTACTGTAAAACAATAAGATAATATCAGAATGATATTGTAGTTGACAAATACTAATGTAAGAACGTTTTTAAATTATCTATAACATTAAATATATCATTTTATGTTTATAACGTAATTATATTAAAAGACTATTTGACTATAGTGCATAATATTTAAAAATTAAATAATATAATTTACACTATGGTTCGTGGGGCATTAATTAAATTTGCTATAAAGAGATTGATAGATGGTATAATAACGCTTTTCTTGCTGGTATTATTTGTTTTCATTTTAATTCATGCAGCTGCTCCAAATCCTGCAGCTCTTGCAAGAATATATGCAGGTAATCCTCATGCTCCTCCTTCTGAAATCCAACAAATAATAAACGAATATGGATTAAATAAACCTATATATGATCAATTTATAAGTTATATGTCAGATATATTTAGAGGAAATTGGGGTTTAGATCCTATATATAAGGTTCCTGAAATTAGTCTTCTTCCAGGTTTTCTTGCTATTAGTTTACAAATAGTAATTCCTGGAGATATTTTAGCTGCAATATTAGGTATAATTACTGGTGCAATAGCCGCTGCGAA
This genomic window contains:
- a CDS encoding MFS transporter; its protein translation is MKSYIHAVTSSTLAWAGNIYDLVLITYTYEFLHQYLHLSYPELTLLFSLGLVGRVAGASIFGKLADKKGRKIISIVGTGGYSIFQIAFAFSTIFPIMALFRTIEGAFMGAQWTSGTVLAIEQVPPRKIQLINSIVQAGYALGYALTGITYLFIGSSLDSLTGYRIFMLTGGIPLAIVPYIAFKVSEKFHPVSTTFKINVKDYMDYFIKASFAMSGMFIAYLSIFSIYPDFAKFSGFSTYNVGFLMALANGIQAAAYVIFGKLSYIFGTFKLIYIGIITLLIAAFLSMPVLSIFKSISIMSSGVILYAFAVGFWPLISGIVASSVPSEVRAFITGTSYNIGAVAGGVISALLGVFIAYFGMTSLPYFINVINLASLSVVFVSMYTWPKKIETKNHEIAIK
- a CDS encoding RNA-guided endonuclease InsQ/TnpB family protein produces the protein MSDVGLRFRAYTNEQTLRALKAQLRLASEVYNTLRWADIYFHERDGKGLTKTELRQLALDLRKQDEQYQHLYSQTLQQIADRFYDARQRFFDGLARYPKEKKAHKWYSLVYPQSGWKVMKVREIRTKSKKNKKKVITLQLSNLGIFNVVVHRDFPLDKVKRVVIKLTPSGRVYITFVVDQEYPQLPKTNKVVAVDVGVEKLLTTSDGEYVPNQRPYEKALNKMKKLHKALSRKKFLSHNWFKAKIRLARAHEHLKNLRKDMYMKLGKYFAEHYDVLVMEDIRVKQLVGKSLRRLRMRLHDVAIHELRSIMEYQLGKYGKKLTLVDPAFTSMTCARCGHVKKDLTLADRVFVCPKCGWVADRDYNASLNILRRSGSERPLVPVELRPLPLASLGFEAGSHVR
- a CDS encoding BtpA/SgcQ family protein, whose protein sequence is MLDDLFHKKPYIIGMIHLPPLPGSPNNVYNIDEILKFAYSEGKKLEEAKVDGIIIENLGDYPFFKDQIPSITITSMTIITREIRKNFNFDAVGVNVLRNGCIDAFSISHITNSQFIRCNILIGAYVTDQGIIEGKAAELLRLKRYLNSKVMIAADIHVKHAYPLYNLPIEIAAQDLAERGGADAVIVSGYRSNIPPSIDTVKKVKSSIKLPIVIGSGISLENFKDFCKEADGLIIGEKDFKENGITGGPSNKEAYKKLVEECKNSS
- a CDS encoding AbrB/MazE/SpoVT family DNA-binding domain-containing protein, whose amino-acid sequence is MDVKVHKKGIIVIPAEVRKEFNIKEGAVIDLEIEEDKIVLRPKQTLLDAYGIDGKEAGKKLLEELEKMRKEEVEKENSS
- a CDS encoding type II toxin-antitoxin system VapC family toxin, with the translated sequence MKKKILLDTGFFHVYFSGSNYISKKVVEEIYANKIIAYTLDLNLAELFYTYAKVNGIQSAKTKISLILSSPIKIVSTTKDLAIKAGELKIKNNNLSIVDCYLIALGETENAEIYTTDSEIAKIYNNTNFLERN